A region from the Aegilops tauschii subsp. strangulata cultivar AL8/78 chromosome 5, Aet v6.0, whole genome shotgun sequence genome encodes:
- the LOC109786070 gene encoding BURP domain-containing protein 15-like, with translation MARLLVLAVTATVLMAQSGQPASAARTSPAEAFWRAALPDAPMPDAILELLPQGDHHASTEQGAYMNAETDTPEGAVEAVEDKDPPPPMNFNYDYDDALPRSEATSAPSPDVLLNRAAVVTPSSTVFFLEDAVRVGESLPFHRIHRATAAAEASAEQPLELYTVRSVRAVEGSSFVLCRGEAGEGAVYGCRATGPARAYVLALAGERGDAAMTAVAVSRWDPEHAAFRLLGVKPGGAAVCHAVPDAQVLPAMNGKSPAAN, from the exons ATGGCGCGCCTCCTCGTTCTCGCCGTCACGGCCACGGTTCTCATG GCTCAATCCGGGCAGCCGGCGTCTGCTGCGCGGACGTCGCCGGCGGAGGCCTTCTGGCGCGCCGCCCTGCCCGACGCCCCCATGCCGGACGCCATCCTCGAGCTCCTGCCCCAGGGTGATCACCACGCATCAACGGAACAGGGCGCGTACATGAATGCAGAGACCGACACACCGGAAGGCGCGGTCGAGGCCGTGGAGGACAAGGACCCGCCGCCGCCCATGAACTTCAACTACGACTACGACGACGCCTTGCCCCGGAGCGAAGCCACCAGCGCCCCCTCCCCCGACGTCCTACTAAACCGCGCTGCCGTCGTCACGCCGTCGTCGACGGTGTTCTTCCTCGAGGACGCGGTGCGCGTCGGGGAGAGCCTGCCCTTCCACAGGATCCATcgggccaccgccgccgccgaggcgTCGGCAGAGCAGCCGCTGGAGCTGTACACCGTCCGCTCCGTGAGGGCGGTCGAGGGGTCCAGTTTCGTCCTGTGCCGGGGAGAAGCCGGCGAAGGGGCCGTGTACGGGTGCCGCGCCACCGGCCCGGCGAGGGCCTACGTCCTGGCCCTGGCCGGCGAGCGCGGGGACGCGGCGATGACCGCGGTTGCCGTGTCCCGGTGGGACCCGGAGCACGCCGCCTTCCGGCTCCTCGGCGTGAAGCCCGGCGGCGCGGCGGTCTGCCACGCCGTGCCGGACGCGCAGGTCCTGCCGGCCATGAACGGGAAGAGTCCCGCCGCCAACTAA